In the genome of Halictus rubicundus isolate RS-2024b chromosome 9, iyHalRubi1_principal, whole genome shotgun sequence, one region contains:
- the Cap-g gene encoding chromosome associated protein G, translated as MNRNLNKKISKIFSDVQFNKTCHQSNLKKLKKYYEQTDLQVFWDVFVGNFRIPLSNDQKHPRIQNTLEFIAEFAVGFLTASDDNESAQEEPLCPFLVKMFDFLLTSHCAKDKAVRFRICHFLNLLLNSMGDQAFIDDALCDKITISMMDRLLDKSPKVRVEAIFALHRLQDPSDDACPVIKMYIFHATKDPSAEVRIATLMSMGKNKQTLQVALRRTRDVNERVRKVAYEFISKVTVRSLTITQRDQLLNDGLKDRSENVKQCVENVLLPSWLRHFNGDFISLVRALDAEFATDIAAMALKTLFKKSAVNTLIQQLPINTETKLIPLDQLTSENVFYWRCLIENFHCKPSAEELEMILPELSAFCKYIEDYLASISLNENEIWANHMQKFILLQLFEIATTYDLSDEAGRKALNELICNTLISNYWSEKIIECVVTHLQKVIPDVNARFDVLANMISDIRLPQKEPTQSVQISEEDQHDITLRRAKLRVKLLDLKEEEYQAIQNKQYLRADQLKNEINELNEEITKLFQPQTITATEEIKEKNDPETMVKCLTILRTMMESVNSLTPTLRSMMQIALDGLDHSDDKVTISAIGTFCIYCILDKELAKKYLMMLFLQFSLEPENLEIWIITLKGIFDLCLLHGLEYLDMIENEDETANRTEKSHTVKLYSHNDHEVSLTSMQQSNKEKDHSHFIRMIIPFLYHTDQGLRTIATEGICKLLLNRRISSSTLLSRLILLSYNPVNDNDFYLRQCLSGFFDNFLMRVPDAQEMLEETYLPTLRTISNAPETSSLQEIDPYDVSKFILNLTGYKIRKHGTENYYCSHNSLVFIILAEMLNPLSSISQEVLVKSLRNLHLEIEDDAMKQNLLSAIDKVAELVKENDKRLFKCVEEFKLKLENPNAVEMPVADEDTEADE; from the exons ATGAATCGAAATCTAAATAAGAAGATATCTAAGATCTTTTCCGATGTTCAATTCAACAAAACTTGCCATCAAAGtaacttgaaaaaattgaagaaatattaCGAACAA ACTGATTTACAAGTTTTTTGGGATGTTTTTGTGGGGAATTTCAGAATTCCTCTCTCCAATGATCAAAAACATCCAAGAATTCAAAATACTTTGGAGTTTATTGCCGAATTTGCTGTCGGATTTCTTACTGCTTCAGACGACAACGAAAGTGCACAGGAGGAACCACTGTGTCCCTTTCTTGTTAAAATGTTTGATTTCCTTCTAACGAGTCATTGTGCTAAAGACAAAGCTGTTAGATTTCGTATTTGCCACTTTTTAAACCTTTTATTGAATTCTATGGGAGATCAGGCTTTCATAGACGATGCTCTATGTGATAAAATTACTATTTCTATGATGGACCGTTTGTTGGATAAGTCGCCAAAAGTCAGAGTAGAAGCTATCTTTGCATTGCACAGACTCCAAGATCCATCGGACGATGCATGTCCagttataaaaatgtatatatttcATGCTACTAAGGATCCAAGTGCTGAAGTCCGTATAGCAACATTGATGAGTATGGGAAAAAATAAACAAACTTTGCAAGTGGCATTAAGACGTACCAGAGATGTCAATGAAAGAGTACGTAAGGTGGCGTACGAATTCATTAGCAAAGTTACAGTGAGATCATTGACTATTACTCAGAGAGATCAATTGTTGAATGATGGTCTAAAAGATAGATCGGAAAATGTCAAACAGTGTGTGGAGAATGTCTTGTTGCCATCGTGGTTAAGACATTTTAATGGTGATTTTATCAGTTTAGTCAGAGCTCTTGATGCTGAATTTGCCACAGATATAGCTGCAATGGCTTTGAAAACATTATTCaa gaAGAGTGCAGTAAACACTTTGATACAACAATTACCAATAAATACGGAAACGAAATTAATCCCACTGGATCAATTAACCAGTGAAAATGTATTCTACTGGAGGTGTTTAATAGAGAATTTTCATTGCAAACCTTCTGCAGAAGAACTGGAAATGATTTTACCAGAATTATCTGCATTTTGCAAGTATATTGAGGATTATTTAGCATCAATATCcttaaatgaaaatgaaatatggGCAAACCACATGCAAAAGTTcattcttttacaattatttgaaaTAGCAACTACGTATGATTTGTCCGATGAAGCTGGAAGGAAAGCATTGAATGAATTGATATGTAACACATTAATAAGCAACTACTGGtctgaaaaaattattgaatgtgTAGTTACACATTTACAGAAAGTTATACCAGATGTAAATGCTAGATTTGATGTTTTGGCTAACATGATCAGTGATATAAGATTGCCTCAGAAAGAACCTACACAGAGTGTACAAATTTCGGAAGAGGACCAACATGACATTACTTTGAGA AGAGCAAAACTTAGAGTAAAACTATTGGATCTGAAGGAAGAGGAATATCAAGCTATACAAAACAAACAGTATTTAAGGGCTGATCAATTGAAGAACGAGATCAATGAATTAAATGAAGAGATAACGAAATTGTTCCAACCACAGACCATAACAGCTACAGAGGAAATAAAGGAGAAAAATGATCCAGAAACAATGGTTAAATGTCTAACCATATTGCGCACTATGATGGAGTCGGTGAATTCGTTAACACCGACTCTTAGGAGTATGATGCAAATAGCTCTTGACGGTTTAGAC CATTCAGATGACAAAGTTACCATATCTGCAATAGGCACATTCTGTATTTATTGCATATTGGATAAAGAATTGGCTAAAAAATACCTCATGATGCTgtttctacaattttctttggaaCCAGAAAATCTAGAAATTTGGATTATAACGTTGAAAGGAATTTTTGATCTCTGCTTGTTGCATGGACTTGAAtatttggatatgatagaaaatGAAGACGAGACTGCTAATAGAACTGAAAAATCTCATACTGTGAAATTGTACAGTCATAATGACCACGAAGTTTCTCTGACATCGATGCAACAATCTAACAAAGAGAAAGATCATTCTCATTTTATCAGAATGATAATCCCATTCTTATATCACAcg GATCAAGGTTTACGGACGATTGCCACTGAAGGTATTTGCAAACTGTTACTGAATCGTCGAATAAGTAGCTCGACTTTGTTATCAAGATTAATTCTTCTATCATATAACCCAGTGAATGATAATGACTTTTACCTACGGCAATGTTTAAGTGGTTTCTTCGACAATTTCCTAATGCGTGTGCCAGATGCCCAAGAAATGTTGGAAGAAACATATTTGCCAACGTTACGGACTATATCTAACGCACCCGAAACAAGCAGTTTGCAGGAAATCGATCCTTACGATGTGTCCAAATTCATATTGAATTTGACTGGTTACAAAATTCGCAAACATGGCACGGAAAATTATTATTGCTCTCACAATAGtcttgtttttattattttggcGGAAATGTTGAATCCTCTTAGTAGTATTAGTCAAGAGGTTCTTGTTAAATCTTTGAGAAATTTACATTTGGAAATCGAAGATGACGCGATGAAACAAAATTTACTATCCGCCATTGATAAGGTCGCTGAACTG GTGA